A genomic region of Rhipicephalus sanguineus isolate Rsan-2018 chromosome 3, BIME_Rsan_1.4, whole genome shotgun sequence contains the following coding sequences:
- the LOC119385355 gene encoding testicular acid phosphatase: MSATVSTAQNQRQGPPENLLYVFVISRHGQRTPVIPCKKLFKKEPTDYGQLTANGREQTFRLGQFLRDRYKLFLEASGKTGQVLATHVGLDRCRDSVKETLRGLGVPAAATNVDPTVYDVPFLLDSLNANLDKALKEPGRGNFATLGDLIAFVAEKTGAPLQNNTEKFLVMDSLVTYVFNGNPVPEWAKPLWDDLLWADQRVFVRSLVGYEQPFAAYVLGRVLDTLAVKLEEGVERPDKMHLFSMSDTNVFSALKLLNTSPGGRPCFCASILIEVYKDGPKDFVRVLYRTKDEPCVVHMEKVGNPCELIRFLEFLRSVLKTPGHKI, translated from the coding sequence ATGTCGGCTACAGTCTCCACCGCTCAGAATCAACGTCAGGGGCCACCTGAAAACTTGCTCTATGTGTTTGTTATCAGCCGACACGGCCAACGTACTCCCGTTATACCCTGTAAGAAACTGTTCAAAAAGGAGCCCACGGACTACGGCCAGCTGACAGCAAATGGTCGAGAGCAGACCTTTAGGCTTGGCCAGTTTCTGCGAGACCGCTACAAGCTGTTTCTGGAGGCCTCAGGAAAAACTGGTCAGGTGCTCGCCACCCATGTCGGCCTGGATCGGTGCCGAGACAGCGTGAAAGAAACCTTGCGGGGCCTGGGTGTGCCCGCGGCTGCGACGAACGTCGACCCGACGGTGTACGACGTGCCGTTCCTCCTCGACAGCCTGAATGCCAACTTGGACAAGGCACTTAAAGAACCGGGTCGAGGCAACTTCGCGACGTTGGGAGACTTGATCGCCTTCGTCGCCGAGAAGACGGGTGCACCGTTGCAGAACAACACGGAGAAGTTTCTCGTCATGGACAGCCTGGTGACCTACGTCTTCAACGGGAATCCCGTTCCGGAATGGGCCAAGCCCTTGTGGGACGACTTACTGTGGGCGGACCAGAGGGTGTTTGTGCGGTCACTCGTGGGTTACGAGCAGCCGTTCGCAGCTTATGTGCTGGGACGTGTTCTGGACACCCTCGCGGTCAAACTCGAAGAGGGCGTCGAGCGGCCGGACAAGATGCACCTTTTCTCCATGTCCGACACGAATGTGTTTTCGGCGCTCAAGCTTCTAAACACGTCGCCCGGAGGTCGACCTTGTTTTTGCGCCAGCATCCTGATCGAGGTGTACAAGGATGGCCCCAAGGACTTTGTGCGAGTGTTGTACCGCACAAAAGATGAGCCTTGTGTAGTTCACATGGAAAAGGTGGGGAACCCTTGCGAGCTGATCAGGTTTCTGGAGTTTCTGCGCAGCGTTCTGAAGACGCCTGGGCATAAAATTTAG